In the Setaria italica strain Yugu1 chromosome VI, Setaria_italica_v2.0, whole genome shotgun sequence genome, one interval contains:
- the LOC101770739 gene encoding putative F-box/LRR-repeat protein 23, which translates to MDVKPSLLTVSSVRDWSELPLDALSTIFMKLGTIEILMGAGLVCRSWLAAAKSPELWRFVDMTGHKMVNNMVNGDPGILCAMAKVAIDRSDGQMESFRAQLFVTSELLDYIESRANSLKSIQLTNCWYLWTQKLSRFASKCPLLEEIEFSYQKMLPELIRHLGSVHPNLKRLRISLPSIWQNGVHMEYDESWEAGKNEEAFAIAESLHELRFLQMAGRCLSNDGVYAIIQGCPHLECLDITKCCHVYVNDELRAHCAKIKCVLFPKRAQIKRTRRR; encoded by the exons ATGGATGTGAAGCCGAGCCTATTGACTGTGTCCTCTGTTAGGGATTGGTCTGAGCTTCCACTAGATGCTCTCTCCACAATATTCATGAAGCTTGGGACCATTGAGATCCTGATGGGCGCAGGACTTGTGTGCCGTTCCTGGTTGGCTGCTGCAAAGTCCCCTGAACTGTGGCGCTTTGTGGACATGACGGGCCACAAGATGGTTAACAATATGGTTAACGGTGACCCAGGGATCTTATGTGCAATGGCCAAAGTGGCTATAGATCGCTCTGACGGACAAATGGAATCATTCAGGGCTCAGTTGTTTGTTACGAGTGAACTCTTGGATTACATTGAGAGCAG GGCCAATTCATTGAAGAGCATACAATTAACCAATTGCTGGTATCTTTGGACCCAAAAATTGAGTAGGTTTGCATCTAAATGTCCCCTTTTGGAGGAGATAGAGTTCTCATACCAAAAAATGCTACCAGAACTTATCAGGCATCTTGGTAGCGTGCACCCAAACCTGAAGCGTCTAAGAATCTCTCTACCATCCATTTGGCAAAACGGGGTACATATGGAATACGACGAATCATGGGAGGCGGGGAAAAATGAGGAGGCCTTTGCCATAGCAGAGAGCTTGCACGAGCTGCGGTTTCTTCAGATGGCAGGCAGATGTCTATCCAACGACGGAGTGTATGCCATCATCCAGGGCTGCCCTCACCTCGagtgcctcgacatcaccaaaTGCTGCCATGTGTATGTCAATGACGAACTGCGTGCTCACTGCGCCAAGATCAAGTGTGTCTTGTTTCCCAAACGTGCTCAGATTAAGAGGACAAggcgaagatga